A window of Methanofollis sp. genomic DNA:
GTCCTCGAAGACGTTCCGGCCGGCGACCACGTCGTCACCCTGAAACTCGACGACTATGCCGACGCCTCGACGCCGGTCTTCGTCACCGAGGGGAAGACCGCGGTGATCCATCTCGACCTCACCACCCACACCGGCAGCCTCGCCGTCACCTCGACGCCGACTGGCGCCGCCATCTTCGTCGACGGCGCCGATACCGGGAAGACCACCGACGCCACCGTCGGCGGCATCGCCGTCGGCGACCACACCGTCACCCTGACGAAAGACGGCTACCGCAGCGCCGAGGCGAACGTGACGATCCGGTACAACGAGACGACGACCCTCCACCTCGACCTCGTCGCGGCGACCGGGAACATCGCCGTCGCCTCGACGCCCGACGGTGCAAAAGTCTTCCTCGACGGCACCGACACCGGGACGACGACGAACGCAACCCTTGAGAACGTCCCGGCCGGGGAGCACACGATCACCGTGAAGAAATCCGGCTACCTGAATGCCTCGACGACCGTGACCGTCGTCGATAGAGAGACAGCGACCGTCTCCCTCACCCTCCTCGAACCCTCCGGCAGCATCCGGGTCACCTCCTCCCCTGACGGCGCCCGCATCATTCTCGACGGTACCGACACCGGCGAAATGACGAACGCCACCCTCACCCGCATCTCGCCGGGCGAGCACACAATCG
This region includes:
- a CDS encoding PEGA domain-containing protein, yielding VLEDVPAGDHVVTLKLDDYADASTPVFVTEGKTAVIHLDLTTHTGSLAVTSTPTGAAIFVDGADTGKTTDATVGGIAVGDHTVTLTKDGYRSAEANVTIRYNETTTLHLDLVAATGNIAVASTPDGAKVFLDGTDTGTTTNATLENVPAGEHTITVKKSGYLNASTTVTVVDRETATVSLTLLEPSGSIRVTSSPDGARIILDGTDTGEMTNATLTRISPGEHTIALSLEGYLDAEETVTVAVGETSTVHVALSRAAITLWPGWNFVSTPKTLAAGQDTIAIFDDVDTGGHSVLLYNGTSRWEAMSSQESFQPLDGVWIFANGTYTIPLSFAGGSVSTPPTKDLDRGWNAIGFSDTIPEPAVTTLRSVEKNWATLFAFDAKAQAYDISIIRGATGRHGDDRPMNPMQGYWLYMDSPDTLCAIGA